In Nostoc sp. GT001, a genomic segment contains:
- a CDS encoding ATP-dependent Clp protease ATP-binding subunit yields the protein MFEHFTSEAIRVIMLAQEEARRLGHNFVGTEQILLGLMGEGTGVAAKVLAELGVTLKDARREVEKIIGRGSGFVPPEIPFTPKVKSLFEQSFKEAHSLGQNYINTEHLLLGLTEAGEGVAAKVLQNLGVDFKSVRSAIVRRLGENAPAFAGSGNQKRTQPLTMEEFGRNLTKLAQEGRLDPVVGRQKEIERAIQILGRRTKNNPVLIGEPGVGKTAIAEGLAQRIINQDVPESLQDKQVISLDMGSLVAGTRFRGDFEERIKKVVEEVRTVGNIILVIDEIHTLVGAGGTEGGLDAANILKPALARGELQCIGATTLDEYRKHIERDAALERRFQPIKVGEPSVEETVQILYGLRGAYEQHHKVTILDAALVAAAELSDRYISDRFLPDKAIDLIDEAGSRVRLRNSQSSPNKELKRELAGVTKEKEAAVRVQDFDKATELRDQELKLAEQLQATFTPNDQPVNSTVVDEEDIAQIVASWTGVPVNKLTESESELLLHLEDTLHQRLIGQEQAVTAVSRGIRRARVGLKNPNRPIASFIFSGPTGVGKTELAKALAGYFFGSEDSMIRLDMSEYMESHTVAKLIGSPPGYVGYDEGGQLTEAVRRKPYSVLLFDEIEKAHPDVFNMLLQLLDDGHLTDAKGRKVDFKNTLIILTSNIGSKVIEKGGSGLGFDFDTQADASYNRIRTLVNEELKAYFRPEFLNRLDEIIVFTQLSRDEVKQIAEIMLREVAGRLTEKGIILEVSDRFKELVVQEGYNPSYGARPLRRAIMRLLEDSLAEAMLSGEITDGDTALIDVDDDSQVRVQKSEKRELLLANVG from the coding sequence ATGTTTGAACACTTCACTTCCGAAGCCATTAGAGTAATTATGTTAGCTCAGGAGGAAGCACGTCGCCTGGGACATAACTTCGTAGGAACTGAGCAAATTCTCCTGGGTTTGATGGGAGAAGGAACTGGGGTTGCTGCTAAAGTGCTAGCTGAATTAGGCGTTACCCTCAAAGATGCACGTCGCGAGGTAGAAAAAATTATTGGTAGGGGTTCTGGCTTTGTACCACCAGAAATTCCTTTTACTCCTAAAGTAAAAAGCCTCTTCGAGCAATCGTTTAAAGAAGCTCATAGTTTGGGACAGAATTACATTAACACTGAACACTTACTCTTAGGATTAACCGAGGCTGGTGAAGGTGTCGCCGCCAAAGTACTGCAAAATCTAGGGGTTGACTTCAAGAGTGTCCGCAGTGCCATAGTTCGCCGTTTGGGTGAAAATGCACCAGCTTTTGCTGGTAGTGGTAATCAAAAGCGCACCCAACCGCTAACAATGGAAGAATTTGGCAGAAATTTGACCAAATTAGCCCAAGAAGGCAGACTCGACCCCGTAGTTGGTCGCCAGAAGGAAATTGAGCGGGCGATCCAAATTCTCGGTCGCCGTACTAAGAATAACCCAGTATTGATTGGGGAACCAGGAGTTGGTAAAACTGCGATCGCCGAAGGTCTAGCTCAACGTATTATCAATCAGGATGTTCCTGAAAGCTTACAAGACAAGCAAGTTATCAGCCTCGATATGGGGTCATTGGTAGCTGGAACTCGCTTCCGTGGCGATTTTGAAGAACGCATCAAAAAAGTTGTGGAAGAAGTCCGCACTGTCGGCAATATCATCCTGGTGATTGACGAAATTCACACCTTGGTTGGCGCTGGTGGTACAGAAGGTGGCTTGGATGCAGCCAACATCCTTAAACCTGCCTTAGCACGGGGTGAACTCCAGTGCATCGGCGCAACTACTCTCGATGAGTATCGTAAGCATATCGAGCGTGATGCCGCCCTAGAACGTCGTTTCCAACCGATTAAGGTTGGGGAACCATCGGTAGAGGAAACCGTACAAATTCTCTACGGCTTGCGCGGTGCTTACGAACAGCACCACAAAGTCACAATTTTAGATGCGGCACTTGTGGCAGCCGCAGAATTATCAGACCGCTATATTAGCGATCGCTTCTTGCCAGATAAGGCAATAGACTTGATTGATGAAGCTGGTTCTCGCGTTCGTCTGCGGAACTCCCAAAGTTCTCCCAATAAAGAACTTAAGCGTGAACTCGCTGGCGTTACCAAAGAAAAAGAAGCAGCAGTCAGAGTCCAAGATTTTGACAAAGCTACAGAACTGCGCGACCAAGAGTTAAAACTCGCAGAACAACTGCAAGCAACTTTTACACCAAACGATCAACCTGTCAACTCGACTGTAGTTGATGAAGAAGACATCGCTCAAATTGTTGCCTCTTGGACTGGTGTACCAGTTAATAAGCTCACTGAATCTGAGTCAGAGTTGCTTTTACACCTAGAAGATACTCTGCATCAGCGCCTCATCGGACAAGAGCAAGCAGTCACTGCTGTTTCTCGCGGTATCCGTCGCGCCCGCGTTGGCTTGAAAAATCCCAATCGTCCCATTGCTAGCTTTATCTTCTCTGGCCCCACTGGAGTTGGTAAAACAGAATTGGCGAAGGCACTAGCGGGCTACTTCTTCGGTTCGGAAGACTCGATGATTCGGCTAGATATGTCCGAATACATGGAAAGCCACACCGTCGCCAAGCTAATTGGTTCGCCTCCTGGTTATGTAGGATACGACGAAGGCGGACAACTTACAGAAGCCGTGCGACGGAAACCCTACTCAGTGCTGCTATTCGACGAAATCGAAAAAGCACACCCCGATGTATTCAATATGTTGCTGCAACTCTTGGATGACGGTCATCTTACCGATGCCAAAGGTCGGAAAGTGGACTTCAAGAATACGCTGATCATTTTGACTTCTAACATCGGTTCCAAGGTGATTGAAAAAGGTGGTAGTGGTTTAGGCTTTGACTTCGACACTCAAGCCGACGCTAGTTATAACCGCATCCGCACCTTGGTAAATGAAGAATTGAAAGCTTACTTCCGTCCAGAGTTCCTTAACCGTCTTGATGAAATTATCGTCTTCACCCAGCTTTCTAGGGATGAAGTGAAGCAAATCGCCGAAATTATGCTTCGTGAAGTTGCTGGTCGGTTGACGGAAAAGGGAATTATCTTAGAAGTTAGCGATCGCTTCAAAGAGCTTGTGGTACAAGAAGGTTATAACCCCAGCTACGGCGCTAGGCCATTACGTCGGGCAATTATGCGCCTCCTAGAAGATTCTCTCGCCGAAGCAATGCTGTCTGGTGAAATTACAGATGGAGACACAGCCCTTATCGATGTTGATGATGACTCTCAAGTGAGAGTACAAAAATCAGAAAAACGAGAATTGCTCTTGGCAAATGTTGGCTAA